Below is a genomic region from Candidatus Ozemobacteraceae bacterium.
TTTTCAGCGTTTATCGATGTTTCAAGCTGGAAATCAGCTTATCCGAATACACATGATTCGACCGACGAAGGCTCGTTCGTTGCCCATTTTCTCGGCCGCCTGCCGATCACCCTCATCCGGGCACCATCATCGTTCAGGCAGCACTCGAGAATGACCTTCTGATGATTGCCGACGGTCACCGACCACCTGCGCCCCGGGGTTTCGACATCCGGGAGTCCCAACTGGATCGGCACGCAGCAACTCCGGATCCTTGCACCATCTTCGCTCAGGACATCCAGCACCCGCTCATGGACAGTCTTTCGCTTCCCAGGCAGCATTGCAGCCAATTCCCGCTCCTTCATCCCGGCACACTCGCGGCACCACATACACATTCCGGGCGATACAGCAATATAGAGGCATCTTTACAAGATCACCTCATGCCGGCGACAAACCATGGCGTTGTCGGGCAACATTCATCGCGCTTCGACAGGCTCAGCACGAACGGGAACGCGAAACCGGCTGGACCTAGCGCTTGTCTCCGGGAACATTCTCCGCGGGAGCGAGCAGGCGGCGGGCTTCCGTCGCATGGAGGCCGGCCGGGAAGTCGTCGAGGTAGAAGGCGATGTCCCGGGGTTGGCGACCGCTCGACTCGGTCCAGGCCCAGGAGATGTCGTCGTGGAGGGAGGCGATGTCGGCGCGAAACGCGCCGTTCGGCATCAGGCGAAGGTATTTCTCAATTGCGGATTTGGCTTTCCAGAGGGCCATTTCGGACGCTTTTCCCGACGGGCCCGGCATGCGCGCGGAGAGCGCCTCTTCGTAGATTCGTCGGGCCCACAGCTCGTCGAAGGCTTTGTCCTTGTGCCAGCCCAGAGGCGCATGGGTGGCATATCGATAACACTGGTGGGTGGTCGGATAGGCGTTCACGTTGTACCAGAGGTCGCGCTCCGTCAGGAGCATCTGGAGAAGCCAGGCCAGGAGGCCGATCAGCAGGCCGAGCCGCATCGCGAGGGGCCAGCGGCGGGGAAGCGGCGACGCAGGACGGGCGGCGGCTTCAGCGAGAAGGGCTGGCCAGGCGGCGCTCGGATCCGGCTCGGCAGAAGATGCCTGACCTCGGGGAGGAGCATCGGAATCACGTTCAAGACCGGCGGCGCGCTGAAGGTATTCGAAGACCAGATTGCCTTCGATGGAATTCCAGCAGATGAACTCGGAGCCAACCTTGAAGGACAAGCGGTGTTCGCGCCACTTGCGACCGGTCTTTTTGTCCCGGTGTTCGTAAATCGTGACGGTTGCCTTCCGGACGTCGGCGACCGGGTAGAGTTCCACAAGATCGTCCTCGTTTTTCATATATGCGACGATATATGGTGTCGCGACGACCGAGCGGGGCACCTGCCGATGACGGTGAAGATGCAGCAGATATCTTCCCGTCAGGATCAGCCAGGATCCGAGCATGGAGACGGCGATCATCACACCGGCCCAGCCGCCGTACAGTTCGCGCTCGACACCGGCAACAACGAGCACTCCGACGATCAGCAGGCCGCCCAGGCAGATCGCCGACACCGCCTTGTGCCAGACGAGATCTTCGTAGATCCGCACATACCAGGTTTTCGAGCGGGCGCCCCGCAGGGCAGCCAGGAGTTCGTCACGGACAGGAACGGGAAGATCACGAAAGGGAAGCTTCATGGCGACTCCTTCTCACTCGATGAACCGGAATGCCGCATTGTCTCTTATACGCAGTATACTCCGCAACGCGAGAACGCGTATACCATCGATTATTCTTCGCAAGGCTGGAGGGTTATTGAGTCCTGCATATCAAAAACCAGCTTCGCGTCTCCGTTCGTGCTGAGCTTGTCGAAGCACGAACAGCCACTTGCAGATGATTCCTCATTTCGCCCTTCGACAGGCTCAGGGCGAACGGGTGGCTTTCATTATGCAGGAATCAATAAGAGGCTGTGTGGAAAATCGGTTCCGGTCATCCTGATGGTTGATATCGAACTCCTCGAGAAAGGGCGGGCTTGAAACCCGACCCTCCATCAGCACCAGTCTGGCGCGGTCCCCAACCCTGGAAATGGAATCGGGTACCCCGTTCATCGCGGGTTTTCCCGCCAGAGCGGGCGGGGTGCGGAATTTTTCCGGGGAAAATTCTTCGATTTTATTGACACGGAACAGGGGCTGTGGTAGGATATTTCCCGTCTTTCCGACTGTTTGCCGGCGTAGCTCAGCGGTAGAGCAACTGATTCGTAATCAGTAGGTCGTAGGTTCAATCCCTATCGCCGGCTTTCTTTATCCCTCCTGAAGGGGTGACGATCTTTCGCAGGTTTGATCATGGACAGCAAGATCATCGGTAACAGCAAGGCGATCCGTGAGGTGCTGGGCCTGATCGACAAAGTGGCCCAGAGTGACGTCACTGTACTGATCACCGGCGAAAGCGGTACCGGCAAGGAGATGGTGGCACAGAGCATTTTCCGCGCCAGCGGCCGCCGGGCGAAGCCGTTCATCACCCTCAACTGCGCGGCCATCCCATCCGAGCTTCTCGAGAGCCAGATGTTCGGCCACGAGCGCGGCGCGTTCACGGGCGCGGTCGGTCGTCAGGAAGGATGCTTCGAACGGGCCCACACGGGCGGCCTGTTCCTCGACGAAGTCGCTGACATGGCGCTCATGACCCAGACGAAACTGCTTCGGGTGCTCCAGGAGCAGGAATTCGAGCGTATCGGCGGCAAGGAGACCATCAAGGTAGATGTACGGATCATCGCTGCGACGAACAAGAACCTGCTTGAGGAAATCAAGCGGGGACGTTTTCGCGAAGACCTGTATTACCGGCTCAACGTCGTCGAGATCCGCATTCCGCCGCTTCGCGACCGCATGGAGGACCTCGCCCCGCTCGTCGGTTTTTTCCTCGGCGAGTTCACGAAGAAGTACAACAAGGCGGGTCTTGCGATGAGCGACGAAGCGATGCGGGTCCTCTCGTCCTACGAATGGCCGGGAAACATCCGAGAGCTGAAGAACGTCATCGAGCGCTCGATCGTGCTTTCCCGGGGCCAGGTGATCGAGCCGGAAGACTTTCCGGAAAAGCTGCGCCAGCAATCGCCCTCATTCGGAGATCACCAGATGCGGGAAGAGCAGATCATGACCCTCGAAGAGATGGAGCGGATGTACGTCCGCAAGGTCTTGGAATACACCGGCGGCAACAAACTGCAGGCGGCGCGACTGCTGAACATCGATCCGAAGACGCTCCGCACCAAGCTCGCCGATTCCGATTCGCACACGTGACGAAAAGAAGGCGCTGAAGCAGCATGGCATCAGTGAAAATGATCAACAAGATGGAAGTGATGGTGGAACAGGCCGTCAACGCTGAGCTTGCCCGCCGAAACGAAATCTGCGGCTGCGAACGGTGCAAAAGCGACATGATCGCCCTCGCGCTGAACACACTTCCCTCACGATATGTCGTGACATTATTGGGAGAAGCTGTTACAAATGTAGACTTGGAGTCAAGTCAGTGGAAAGCTGATATCATGATGGCGGTCTATCGGGCCATCGAAATCGTCCGAGGTCGCCCCCGGCACTGAGCCGGGAATGGCCCGGAAGGGTCAACCAAATTACGTGGAGGGGAACCAATGACCGACAAGAAGAACGGAACGACCAAAGAGAAGCTGACGTTCGAACGCTCTGAAGCCTCGAAAGGCTTCGTCGTGCTCAAGTTGATCGGCGACCTGGACATGTGGACGCTGCCGCTCGCCAAGGAGCGGATCAACGGCCTCGTTCAGGAAGGCAAGGTCAAGATCGTGCTCGACCTCGAGCGCATGAACTATATCGACTCGTCAGGTCTCGGTTTCTTCATCGGCTCGCTCAAGAAGCTTCGCGATGCGGGTGGCGACCTGATCCTGATCAACCTCAACGCGTATATCTACGGCATTTTCAAACTCATCCAACTTCAGCACATCATCCAGACCTATGACAGTCTGGAAGAAGCCTCAAAGCACTTTTGAGCATTTACCGCAAGGAGTAACCCCATGAAGGCCAAGATCCATCCCGATTACAACAAGATCAACGTGACCTGCGCGTGCGGCAATTCGTTCGCCTCCGCTTCAACGGCGAAGGAGCTGAAGGTCGAAGTCTGCTCGTCCTGCCATCCGTTCTTCACCGGCCAGCAGCGCTTCCTCGACACGGCCGGCCGCGTCGAGCGCTTCCAGGCGAAGATCGAGCAGCACAAGAAGGTCGCCGCCGAAGCCGAGGCCAAGAAAGCCGCCAAGAAGGGCACCGCGAAGGCCAAGGCCGCTCCGGCCGCCGAAGGCGTCCCCGCCTCCGAGAAGTAACCATCACGCCGCCCGTCAGCCGCGAGGTTGTCGGGTGTCACGCCGCGCACCCGGAAAGGTCCTCCACGTCCTTTCCGGGTGTCGGTACGCCCGGTGCGGTTCCCGGCGCAGTCAGGTCACGCGCATGAAACTCGTCCTGCTCAGGCACACCCCCGACCCCGATCTGCTCGTGGCCCTCGCCGCGCGGCGATGCTACTCGTGCCGCACCGCCGAGGCCATCGAGGAGCGGCTCGGCGAGACCGAGATCGACCAACTGCTCGAGAAGCTGCGGCTCAGAAACCACCTGTCGCCCTTCGAGCACGTCACGTTCACGTTCAGCGTCGACGGCGTCTCGCGGGCGCTGTCTCACCAGCTCGTGCGACACCGCATCGCCTCGTATTCGCAGGAAAGCCAGCGCTACGTCGAGTACACGAAGCTGCGCGAGCTGCCGTACGTCGTGCCGCCGACGGTCGCGGCGAACCCGGAGGCGGCAAAGCGATTCGCGGCCGTCACGGAAGAGGCGCTGAAGGGCTATCGCGAGTTGCTGGAACTGGGCGTGCCGGCCGAAGACGCCCGCTACCTGTTCCCGAACGCCGTCGAGACCAAGCTGGTCTACACGATGAACGCCCGCAGCCTGTTCAACTTTTTCGAACAGCGATGCTGCCGCAAGGCTCAGTGGGAAATCCGCATCCTGGCCGAGGCGATGCTCCGCGAGGTGCGGAAAGTCGCGCCGCGCATCTTCCGGCACGCCGGCTCCCCCTGC
It encodes:
- a CDS encoding sigma-54 dependent transcriptional regulator, encoding MDSKIIGNSKAIREVLGLIDKVAQSDVTVLITGESGTGKEMVAQSIFRASGRRAKPFITLNCAAIPSELLESQMFGHERGAFTGAVGRQEGCFERAHTGGLFLDEVADMALMTQTKLLRVLQEQEFERIGGKETIKVDVRIIAATNKNLLEEIKRGRFREDLYYRLNVVEIRIPPLRDRMEDLAPLVGFFLGEFTKKYNKAGLAMSDEAMRVLSSYEWPGNIRELKNVIERSIVLSRGQVIEPEDFPEKLRQQSPSFGDHQMREEQIMTLEEMERMYVRKVLEYTGGNKLQAARLLNIDPKTLRTKLADSDSHT
- a CDS encoding late competence development ComFB family protein; the encoded protein is MASVKMINKMEVMVEQAVNAELARRNEICGCERCKSDMIALALNTLPSRYVVTLLGEAVTNVDLESSQWKADIMMAVYRAIEIVRGRPRH
- a CDS encoding STAS domain-containing protein — encoded protein: MTDKKNGTTKEKLTFERSEASKGFVVLKLIGDLDMWTLPLAKERINGLVQEGKVKIVLDLERMNYIDSSGLGFFIGSLKKLRDAGGDLILINLNAYIYGIFKLIQLQHIIQTYDSLEEASKHF
- the rpmE gene encoding 50S ribosomal protein L31 — protein: MKAKIHPDYNKINVTCACGNSFASASTAKELKVEVCSSCHPFFTGQQRFLDTAGRVERFQAKIEQHKKVAAEAEAKKAAKKGTAKAKAAPAAEGVPASEK
- the thyX gene encoding FAD-dependent thymidylate synthase, whose product is MSRRAPGKVLHVLSGCRYARCGSRRSQVTRMKLVLLRHTPDPDLLVALAARRCYSCRTAEAIEERLGETEIDQLLEKLRLRNHLSPFEHVTFTFSVDGVSRALSHQLVRHRIASYSQESQRYVEYTKLRELPYVVPPTVAANPEAAKRFAAVTEEALKGYRELLELGVPAEDARYLFPNAVETKLVYTMNARSLFNFFEQRCCRKAQWEIRILAEAMLREVRKVAPRIFRHAGSPCHDRERPYCRENDQTCPNYKLVERYLKARCSAFEDPA